Genomic window (Diabrotica undecimpunctata isolate CICGRU chromosome 6, icDiaUnde3, whole genome shotgun sequence):
GAAGAACAGTTCTCCTATCATTGTGTCGATTGGATCTTCTGcttgactggctttacaactGGGGATGAGTCTTCGCCTCATCCGCTATAGCACTTCATCTTCTTCGATATTGCGCTTCCATTTctcattgttgtaccccaatctTAGATAAATCGGATTCAACATTAACGttccatcttttttttttggaacagcctactgatcttctaaCGTCTGGTCTCTCAAAATCCCATCTTATCCGGTTAGGACGCCGCCTTattgaccttagtgcaggattcgttcttcgtactcccggcgatagttcttgaggtactttaaaatgccctctcctAGCCGAGTCTACGTCGAACACCTACCTGCTAAACCATACcttcctctgtcatccagcgatccggacgCGGAATGCAAAGGAAGGAAggcttcaacttccagcatcttttcCTCTTAACTTTGCCGTTGGttcagctgtctttcttccttttcttttttcttgataacTACACGGATATAGTTATGTATACTAGTCtaacctgctttattttcaatcattatcTAAATTACTTCTCTCACTTTAACAAAATGCGCACatgtctctctttccattctgttcctttctattATCCATCTGTTGCACTCTAACATTGTATGCGTCACAATGTCCGAGTGTCCGCAGTATgggcattcatctgtgtcagcctttccgaacctagagaggttggccctaaaacacccgtttCCTGTGAGCACCtacgtcaggaaataatccagttgcctgtggctacagtccacccaatctcttatgttcgggatcagcatttttgtccactgtgccacatcttttGTGTTATTCcatttttcttgccatctttcaattggcctttccctttcctgtcttctctctgCCATAGTAAGatttgggcctcttctctcatagagctcttttctttccaccgccagaacatgcaacggaacacatctagtgatggtccacaagactgacgcagacacagtcctgtaggcgcatgccactcgcaacagacttgtacTGTCCACTTGTTTGGAGACTAAGAGCTCAGGAGACTAAGAGCTCAGAAATCCGGATGAAGACTTCAAACAGGAACTTAACAGCTTAGTACACTCAAATTCGTCGGAATCCAAACCATAAACCAAatgaatttgatattaatgttTCTAATCATActaatcttagctttaggtttaatatatacctatatataaatatatttatttatttatttatatgtgcTGCAGCTTCCCTGTATTAGTTTAAAAAAGACAGTTTTTTTACCAATTTTGGCATTGTTACTATATGTGGGTATCATTACTTCAGCTGCATGGAATAAAGCAAATTAGTATtcttaaaaaaaagtgtacattcCTTGGCAAAAATAGAGTTGCAGGCGAAAGAAACACGAACACCTAaactaaaaaaaagaagaagaagaactaaattCTGTCACTTTGACAATGAAccgtttgaaatattttaaagctGATCAATAGAAAGCTTTGCTGGCTGTTTAACTGAAAAAAGAGGTTATAGAAGTATATTGACTGAAACGAAGATTTTGAGTGCCTTAATTGTCATAtagacataaaaaaatacaaattatttttacTGCAACCTATGTCTGACGAAATTAAGAGGCATCCAAGATGGTACTTTGGAGGGCTAGCAGCTTCGGCAGCCGTATGTGTCACGCATCCCTTGGATTTGCTGAAAGTGCATTTACAAACTCAAGTTGGACGCCAACTCTCCATCGCAACTATGACAGTGAACATAATAGAGAACCAGGGAATATTGGCTCTTTACTCCGGTCTTTCAGCTGCTGTATGTAGGCAGCTTACCTATTCAACTACAAGGTTTGCTTTGTACGACATTGCTAAATCTTATTTCGATATGGGAAACTTTGCCACGAAAGTTTTAGTAGCATCAGTGGGCGGTGCAATAGGGGGTTGGACTGGAGTTCCCAGTGACGTAGTAAATGTTAGAATGCAAAATGATATAAAGTTGCCTCCAGAAAAGCGGAGAAATTACAAACATGTTATAGATGGTTTTATTAGAGTATATAAAGAAGAAGGAATTAACCAGTTGTTTCGAGGATCAACGACAGCATGTTCAAGAGCAGTAATGATCACCGTTGGACAGTTATCCGTGTACGATGAGATCAAAACTCAACTGTTACGTACAGGATTATTTATAGATAATACAGTGACTTATTTCACATGCAGTTTTATAGCAGGTATAGCAGCTACTTTACTGTCACAGCCTTTAGACGTCATCAAGACCAGGCAAATGAATGCCAGACCGGGCGAATTTAAGGGGATTTTGGACTGTGTTATTTTTACAGCCAAAGAAGGTCCGTTTGCTTTTTTTAAAGGAATTCTTCCATCTTCTGTTAGAATCATACCGAATACAAtaatagtatttatattttacgagGCATTAACAAATAAATTcggatattttaaataatttttacgaTGTGGTCTTCTTTCTACATTTTTTCTTAGACGTTTCATTCATATTTGCTATATTTAtgagtttatatatttaaattacaatatttaaataccgaatatatttaaaaaaacatgcatgttttgaaatatttatgttgatatattCTTCAAAGTAAAGATACACAAAAAATTGTGAATAGGGACTTACCAATATAAAATAGACTatgaataaaatagaaataaaatagaatctGTTTTTGGtcacatttatttatattattaatgataCAACGTTCAGAAGGCTTTCCGGCAGTTGAAAATGTCTTATTTTGTCCTTCTGGCAGGTTGCCAGATGATGTATTTTATAGCACGGTACCCATCTATCATAGGGGTAACCActtacataaaaataataataaagtattttatGTAAGTGGTATTTTATGTAAGAGTAATTTAGCCGAAACATGAATTTTATGATCGGTAACCATGTTTTTACCAAAGCATTATttgataaaaagaataataataactCAAGGAGTATTGCTCTTTTTGGACTAAAATTTAATTCTGCAGTATGCCATGACAACACTGCAATTATTGTTTTATGGGATATAGATATCAGTAAAATGCCAATTAAACTAAATTTGTTAAAGTAGAATAAAGGTGAGTAATCTAATTCTACTACGGACACCTAATAACACGCTCTGAGGTTATAAAAGccataaaatcatcaaaagatgGCAGAGCGACTGGTCCTGACGAAATTCCAACTgaaatatacaagcttataaatGATAGCAGTGGTTTAGaggctataacttcgtttttcaataccatttataccagcggacaACTACCTAATGGTTGGTCTAATTCACTGTTTATAGCTCTACCTAAGAAGAGAACAGCAAAAACATTTGCTGATTAAAGAACCACCAGTTTGTTAAAccacttattgaaaatttttctgaaggtaatacatggtcgtatctacaataaatgcgagaaatacctggatgacacacagtttggtttccgtaacgaGTTTGGAACTAGAGAGGCACTGTTTTTaatgaacgtacttgctcaaagacgtcgagatatatctgtagacatatactgttgttttattgacttccaaaaggcatttTATCGTGgtaagcactctatattgatcgaagctctaaaagacattggcttggacggcagagatgttcgaataattgcaaatttatattggaactAAACAACATTAGTTTAAGTAGATGGTGTGGAATcccaggctcttaatattaaaagaggagtatgCAGGAATGCTTTTCAACGTTTATTCCGAAAGAATTTTCAtaaaagcactttctgaaaaaccAGAAGGAACACTTATGAATGGTGAAGTCATccataatttgcgatatgcggacgatacagtactcctagcttctagtcaagaagatcgGAAAAAGCTGGaaaaaattggaaatatgttgctcagaatTACTGAGAATTacttatgtgtccccatgcgagagattcATATATGTGATTATTGGAATGTATGTTTATCAGTCTTTATGCCTAGTTTGCTTTTTCCACCTGCGAGTCCTCTTATTGCTGCTCTGGATGTTTCTGTTTTCTGGATGGTTGTGTTCACGTATTGCGTGAATGTTAAGCCTTGGTCCATAatgactcctaggtattttgcTTCTCTTTTCCATTCAATGTGATTATCTTGTATTAACAGCTGTTTCTCTGgggtttctcttttcttttttaatataattGCTTGTGTTTTCTCTGAATGGATTGCTATTTTTCATTGGGTACACCATTCTTCAATGTTGCCTGTAGATTGTTGACCGCTACTTCTAAGTTTCTATACAgtgtatattgtgtacagtaGGGGTGACAGGACTGCTCCCTGTAACCCTACAGCCTCCGGAGCTCCATATTTGCATAGTGCTTATCCTATCCTCAGTACAAAGAGATCACTCTTTCTAAGGCTTTTCATACATCCTGAAACGCTGCTTCTGTGTAGTGTTTGTTATTAAATCCAGCTGTTATGTATTCTGTCAGTCTAAGTATTTGAAATTGGCTGAAGTGTTCTGCTCTAAATCCCAACTGAGCTTCTGGGATTAGTTCTATTTCGTATGTTTCAAGCTTGTAGTCTGCTTAGTATTACTCTTTCTACAATCTTGCTGACTGCTGGCAGTAAGCTTATCGACCTGTAGTTTTGCGGAAACATAGTATACTTTCCTGGCTTCGAAATTATGATAACGTGAGCTTCCTTTCATCGATTTGGGAAGAGCCTGTAAGGATTGCGTCCGTTATGTTGGTTAAAAATACTATTGCTTTTGCTGATAGATACTTCGGAGCTTTATCTGAAATTTCATCTAGACCCGGTGCTTTATTCGGTAtgctatttttaattagttcgtttatttATTGAGGAGATGTAGGTGATTATCTCCTCTGGTTCTTCGGGCATGAGCAACAATAGAATTTTTTAACAGTTACTGTAACTAATATCTAATATTACATCTCTATTaaaataatacattatttttttgaatttttttaaaagctttttttaTCACAAATAGCCACTTCCAGTTCTTTGTTTAcatttattatacagggtgtccttTTAAGTCGCACCATatgaaaaactttttctttttagttttggaaagaaagtaatttttcattaaaagttctgcatgttctaaaacctaaaatacgatcatcaaataataatttttttaagccatATACGCGAtttgtcaaaaaatttaaattgtggtTATACATAAAagtcatattttttgacaaaccgcgtatatgattaaaaaattttaatatctgtTGATTGTAGTCTTGGTTATTTAGAACTTCTTATAGCTGACTTAATGGTGACTGCAGAACAACTAAGTAAGGTTTCTACATTTACGGAACATATATTGACTGGTTCGTTTTATTCTATGGATTtgtatgttatttataaaaagctgttaattaaaattaaatctgtaaacaaaacattttttatttgttttgatctGAAGTATCTATATACGTTGTCTTAAATACTTACCAAAGAGCTGTCATTTCTATTAAAGGATATTCGCATATGGTTAAATTCCCTCATAAACCCCATAATTAAATTACATTTGTGAGTTTCCTTGGGCCAAGTTTCCAGATTTTGTCCCTCGCAGAATGCTTTCATTTTAATCGCAGGATTCCATTCTACATAACCAGTATAATGTACTACCATTAGTGTATCCTCTAAAAGATCTCTAATGTCTCCCACAGCACTAAAAATTAGATTGATTATATAAACATTCTTAAATCATTATATTAGGTAGAGTACCACATATTATGTATACAATACATTACCGACCGATAATGTTCCTGTCCAAACATATAAGCTttttatgaaaataagttataaaaACCAAAGAAGCAAACAGGATTTAGGAAGTATTACAATACAaacacctttttttttttttttttttttttttttttttttttttttttttttttttcgtctttatagagggggggtctggaatcttcaaaagacatcttagtccagggcgccgcctgactaactttagtgcaggattcgttcttcgtactcccggcgatagttcccgaggtactttaaaatgccctctcgtcgccgagtctacgccgaacgcctacctgctaaaccagaccctcctctgtcatccagcgatccggaagcggaatggccgctgtaaggccggcatcacttccgaatcactacctttattcattcattctccattcatacacatccacactctattcatcagcaaggaggttccctgtctcgttccaggtagcgcgtagaagacactcatcgctcctagttcggcattatttccagatgggcatttcctccttccccacagtctgactcacgcattccaactcacacagtgtgacccacttttctagcttcacctttcagcatcattcactcttacctttagcgttggtttagcagtctttcttcctcttcctttttcttgattacTGCACGGATATAGGTGTGTAtattagtccaaactaatttattttcaatcattctctcaatcatttctctcactgtaacaaaattcacacctgtctctctctccattctgttcctttccactatccatctgctgcaatctaacatcgtatgtgtcacagtgtccgagtatccacagtataggcattcatctgtatcagcctttccgatcctatagaggtaggccctaaaacacccgtgtcctgtgagcacctgcgtcaggaaataatccagtcgcctgtggccacagtccacccaatctcttatgtttgggatcagcattttcgtccactgtgccacatcttccgtgttgttccattcttcttgccatctttcaactgacctttccctttcctgtcttttctcggccacagtaaggtttggacctcttctctcatacagctcttttctttccaccgccaaaacatgcaacggaacacatccagtgatggtccataaggctgccgcagacacagtcctgtaggc
Coding sequences:
- the LOC140444129 gene encoding mitochondrial dicarboxylate carrier-like; the protein is MSDEIKRHPRWYFGGLAASAAVCVTHPLDLLKVHLQTQVGRQLSIATMTVNIIENQGILALYSGLSAAVCRQLTYSTTRFALYDIAKSYFDMGNFATKVLVASVGGAIGGWTGVPSDVVNVRMQNDIKLPPEKRRNYKHVIDGFIRVYKEEGINQLFRGSTTACSRAVMITVGQLSVYDEIKTQLLRTGLFIDNTVTYFTCSFIAGIAATLLSQPLDVIKTRQMNARPGEFKGILDCVIFTAKEGPFAFFKGILPSSVRIIPNTIIVFIFYEALTNKFGYFK